The nucleotide window CCTGAATGCGTTGCATTCTGACGCATCCTCTGAATCAACAAGGCAGCTGTTGCTTGTATTTTTGGAGTAAATTGCAGGGCGTGAAAATTACATCTGCATCGGAGTCTCTGTATGAAGTTCCCACATAACAAAGAAATGTTTAAACAAATCTAATCTGAAAATAAACCATGAACTTGCAACATTTTCATTTCAGGAGTTTctaagggggcgtttggttcaCGGAATaatttggaattggaattggaatttgtataggaattaggatttgaaggaattggatttggaatttaaacattccaattgtaattggaaattgttggaattggaatctcaattccatttttgttgtgtttggttgtcaaatgagttggaatccatcaccccggcacccacaaccaccagttcgggttgaaacggttcgAACCGAggcggttcgattcgaaacggtttgcgtcgaaacggttcaggtcgaaacggtccgcatcgaaacggttcgattcgagacggtacgggtcgaaacagtacgggtcaaaacggtactggtcgaaatgGTTCGATTTGAAACGGTTCGGGTCAAAATTGTTTgcatcgaaacggttcgattcgaaacggtacgggtcgaaacagtaCGGATTGAAAcagtactggtcgaaacggtacgggtcgaaacggttcgattcgaaacggtacgggtcgaaacggttgggttagaaacggtacgggttgaaacagttcgattcgaaacgtgacgggtcgaaacggttgggttagaaacggtacgggtcgaaacggttcggttccaAACGGTTCGatttgaaacggtacgggtcgaaacggttcggttcaaaACGGTTCGatttgaaacggtacgggtcgaaaccgtTCGCGTCAAAACGTTACGGGTCAAAACTGTTGGCGTCGAAACGATACGAGTCGAAACTGTTCGCGTTGAAAcgggtacgggttgaaacggtgcGGGTCGAAACGGATGAAGATTCaaatgaatttactttaattccttcacatataggaaggattttgaattcctttagttaaaggaatttgaaggaattcatgcctaattccaattttaattccaattccattgtaaaccaaacacatgaagattggaattgggattccaattccatcaaattctgtgaaccAAACATGTTAAGTGAtggaattcaaattccaattccctTGAAATCctgcgaaccaaacgccccctaagTTAAAACTGTGCATTAGTCTGTCATTATGTTACCATTTAACTAATGCTATTAACTCATTCTTTATAACCTTTTTTAAAGGAGTTACTTCAGATATTTTGGTTGGAACATATGCTACCTGCAAGTGATATGGTATTGGATCAGATGCCAAACGATTCCCAAACCCAACAAAATGAACAACTCTATTCTTCATTAAAAGTGGAAGAATATGTTTCAAGTAAAAACTGGGTCTTGTCTCTTTTGCAATATCAACATCCGTCACCTgcatggtttcaaaataaatacAAGAAATCATATATTTTTAGAAGACACTAGCTTCGAGTGAGATAAATCACTCACCACACTACCAATAGCTTCAAGATCCAGTGACTGTAACTCCTTTGGCAATTCCTTCACTATACGGATATCGGGTTTCAGGTAATCAataaaaaagtcctcttgatatatATCTGCAAATTGACTAAAATATAAAAGAATTCAATCGTCACTACAGCCCCTTATAATCAAAATATTAACAGAAGACACGAGTTATTACCTAGTATCTCTCCACACGCTACTGAACATAAAGGTGGGAATAACAAGAGTTGCATTAAGTAGTCTTGCAACTGCAACTATGTTGCAGACCTGTTGTTAAACCAAAACAAGCTGAAATCCGTGTTTGCAGATAGTCCGAAACTAAAAATGGTCAAAAAAAGTGGTAAGAAATGCCAGCTTACAGCTACTCTCTGTTGGTTTATACCACCATTTGCAGTAACCAAAATGTAACCATTGTTTCCCTCTGAAAAAAAGAACACGTGCGTACGTACGTTAAAGAATGTGTTTAACTAATAACCGATCGGTTGAGAGGTGTTTATATGTAAAAAAAGGggaattggtctgtaataatctcatctagaccttattggtcattaataatcccaccttagaatattccccccactagtcccacctttcaccaatttttcctacaatggtcccccgttaaaaaaaacttaacggagttaagcttttttccaaattacaaacagattttttagggtttttgatcagaatgatgatacgagtccattgatgtaaaacttacttcgaaatggtgctccaagtgacttgaatttggttaattggaaatttaaacacccgaattgaagcgccgtttttATCGTTTGGAGCATCGTTTCGAGGCAAGTtctacatcaatggactcgtatcgtcgttctaatcaaatgGCCtgaaaaatctgtttgtaatttgggaaaaagcttaactccgttaagtttttttaacgggggaccattgtaggaaaaataggtgaaaggtgggactggtggggggaataatTAACGGCCAATAAGGAGATTATTATAGGCCAATTTCCCGTAAAAAAAAATGCATTTCATATATGTGAGTTCCATAACACACATCCAAGATATTAAGCAGAAAATAAATACAGACCACTAGGTTTCCAAACACGCTGATCAGCACAAGGTTGCCACAATGATGCAACAGCATGATAGGGTTCCAGCCACAAATCTTTGGGCTCTGTAGATTTGTACTGATTCTGAAATGTTAAAAGAAAAATGAGAATGATTTGTAAAAAAGAGTATGTGAAAGTGAAATAAAGGGGGAGCAGAGCAGTTACTTCAGCCAAGGCATGAGCAGCTTTATATAAGAGCCTTGCATAAGCAGTTTTATGCGGCTTCTTCCCTTTTGCAATCTTTCTCAGTTGGTCCTGAGACTTAAATCAAATACATGTTAAAAGCATTGCACTCCAAAGTAAAATTGTGGCTGAGAACCTTCTACCTACCgacatgagttttttttttttttttttttttttttttttttttttttttttttttttttttataacaaacaACACTTGGATCTGGTTGACAAATAACGGAAATTTGGGCAAATAAGTGAAAATATGAAAGATCCcctaaagaaaagaaaagaaaagaaggtTACCGGAAGTGAGAGTGTGGAGGAATTTGATTTGAGGAAACGCAATttaagagaagaagaagaaggaggaggaggaggcgAATCTTGGATCCGGGAAAGCATCCAGAAATTGGTGAGGATGAAGAATGCAAGCAAAATCCCAATTGTTAAACGGCTTCGATTGGTAACtactttcttcttcatcttcggTTGCGGTTGCTGCATAAACCTAACACTCTAATTTCATATCCCTTTGGACTCGGAGGAGTCAAGAATGAAAGAAAGAAATCCGTCCGGGGGTCGACAAGATTTATGGGATGACGAAAATGAAAGGGGTCATTCTCAGAATTTCTATTTTAATATGTCTAGATTTCGATTTGCGGCTCAATTCTTCTTTTCATACATTTTACAGCAAAGCAAGCAACCAAGACTTTTTTGTTTCTGttgctttatttatttattacatAAAACTCATATCAGATACACTTGTGTAAAACAAATGAGAGCTTTTAccaaagttatatatatatttttttatctgTATATTTACCAATTACTTTTTACGCATCAGCTATTCATCATCAGTTAGATAGATTTCATTTGTGGTGTGTTTGAACACATTTTTTTCAATAAAAAGGTGGTTTCTATTTATTCTATTACGTAAAAGAGAAACTgtaggtttttattttttaataatattaaattaCACAAATATACTGTGATCAACAAATGTACAAAATGTCCGTGACTAAGAGGTCATATCACATATGTGTAAATGCTAAATAAGCCCATGACTAGGGTAAAAAATCAAATATGTAGATTTAGCTCTATATTATTTTActctatttttgttttaataGAAATATCCTCTCACATGCATTATGCACCATTTTATTTTAGACATTCAAAACGGAGATGTGACATATGTCAATTTCTCTCCTTCACGTAACTTGCTTCCCTCCTCCTCTCAAGTCTCACCATGAACTTGCATCTCTCCTACACCTCTCACATTCTTTACTCTGGTCACACATTTCACACCTTTCTCCTCGCCACATCCTTCGCATCAATTGCCCCTCCTCTCTTTTCCACGTCGGCTTATAGATGTCGACACATCACAACGTTGGACATGCTATTAAAttggttattttgtaaaaatattaaTAAAGATACTAACTTTAAAACTTTTGGACGATTTTAGAAATTTGTATTTAAATTTAACTTTAACATTTAG belongs to Helianthus annuus cultivar XRQ/B chromosome 5, HanXRQr2.0-SUNRISE, whole genome shotgun sequence and includes:
- the LOC110939607 gene encoding O-fucosyltransferase 15 isoform X2, coding for MQQPQPKMKKKVVTNRSRLTIGILLAFFILTNFWMLSRIQDSPPPPPSSSSLKLRFLKSNSSTLSLPDQLRKIAKGKKPHKTAYARLLYKAAHALAENQYKSTEPKDLWLEPYHAVASLWQPCADQRVWKPSEGNNGYILVTANGGINQQRVAVCNIVAVARLLNATLVIPTFMFSSVWRDTSQFADIYQEDFFIDYLKPDIRIVKELPKELQSLDLEAIGSVVTDVDIAKETRPSFYLKHILPLLMKNRVVHFVGFGNRLASDPIPYHLQRLRCRCNFHALQFTPKIQATAALLIQRMRQNATHSGILDENLVGPFAKSKGKIKKDFRYLALHLRFEIDMVAHSLCDFGGGEEEKKELQAYREIHFPGLVELNNSTKVPQPERLKAEGLCPLMPEETVLMLAGLGFKRETRMYLAGAHIYGGKSRLDALTTLFPNMVTKEDLLSPSEIEPFLNFSSQLAALDLITCTASDVFAMTDSGSQLSSLVSGYRVYYGGGKMPTIRPNKRRLADIFMKNDTIEWKVFETRIRKAVRQNKRVFSRPVGRSVYRYPRCSECMCNTQEAIRPPPR
- the LOC110939607 gene encoding O-fucosyltransferase 15 isoform X1, which codes for MQQPQPKMKKKVVTNRSRLTIGILLAFFILTNFWMLSRIQDSPPPPPSSSSLKLRFLKSNSSTLSLPSQDQLRKIAKGKKPHKTAYARLLYKAAHALAENQYKSTEPKDLWLEPYHAVASLWQPCADQRVWKPSEGNNGYILVTANGGINQQRVAVCNIVAVARLLNATLVIPTFMFSSVWRDTSQFADIYQEDFFIDYLKPDIRIVKELPKELQSLDLEAIGSVVTDVDIAKETRPSFYLKHILPLLMKNRVVHFVGFGNRLASDPIPYHLQRLRCRCNFHALQFTPKIQATAALLIQRMRQNATHSGILDENLVGPFAKSKGKIKKDFRYLALHLRFEIDMVAHSLCDFGGGEEEKKELQAYREIHFPGLVELNNSTKVPQPERLKAEGLCPLMPEETVLMLAGLGFKRETRMYLAGAHIYGGKSRLDALTTLFPNMVTKEDLLSPSEIEPFLNFSSQLAALDLITCTASDVFAMTDSGSQLSSLVSGYRVYYGGGKMPTIRPNKRRLADIFMKNDTIEWKVFETRIRKAVRQNKRVFSRPVGRSVYRYPRCSECMCNTQEAIRPPPR